In the genome of Nitrospira japonica, one region contains:
- a CDS encoding thermonuclease family protein translates to MSGLLRLLLSIALLFTPSVAWADTGKVIAVLDGDIIEVIHGHQVERIRLNGIDRPEKGQDYGQRAKRFTQELVEQKEVRVETRGLDKYGRTIGDVFLMDGTHVNRELVNAGLAWRFCRHSSDNQLKQLEEESREAKRGLWVDPVPIPPWVYRKLQRKQVPDVADFDCSGLPVPTALWNNCCQPRRRILDGGFSINSCSIENRGNLFSPRLLAPPRS, encoded by the coding sequence GTGAGCGGTCTGCTTAGGCTTCTCCTCTCGATTGCACTGCTCTTCACTCCTTCCGTTGCGTGGGCGGACACCGGCAAGGTTATCGCTGTCCTCGACGGCGACATCATTGAGGTCATACACGGCCACCAAGTCGAACGGATCCGGCTCAACGGGATTGATAGGCCAGAGAAGGGACAGGACTACGGCCAGCGGGCGAAGCGGTTTACTCAAGAGCTCGTTGAACAGAAGGAAGTGAGGGTCGAAACCCGTGGCCTCGACAAGTACGGCCGCACGATCGGCGATGTCTTCTTGATGGATGGCACCCATGTGAACAGGGAACTTGTAAACGCCGGGCTTGCGTGGCGGTTCTGCCGGCATTCATCGGACAATCAGCTGAAGCAGCTTGAAGAGGAGTCGCGAGAGGCTAAACGCGGTCTGTGGGTGGATCCAGTCCCCATTCCACCGTGGGTCTATCGCAAGCTTCAGCGCAAACAAGTTCCCGATGTGGCGGACTTCGACTGCTCAGGGCTTCCGGTTCCAACAGCTCTGTGGAACAATTGCTGCCAGCCCAGGCGTAGAATTCTGGACGGCGGCTTCAGTATAAACAGCTGTTCCATTGAAAATCGGGGAAACCTCTTTTCACCGCGCCTGCTTGCCCCTCCTCGATCATAA